The Pantoea phytobeneficialis genome has a segment encoding these proteins:
- the lptF gene encoding LPS export ABC transporter permease LptF, whose protein sequence is MIIIRYLVRETLKSQLAILFILLLIFFCQKLVRILGAAVDGEIPTNLVLTLLGLGVPEMAQLILPLSLFLAILMTLGRLYTESEITVMHACGLGKSVLVKSAMILMLLTSMVAAINVIWLGPWSSRYQDEVTQNAKANPGAAALAAGQFQTSSDGNAVLFVENVRGNTFGNVFLAQLRPKGNARPSVVLADSGHMEQRPDGSQIVTLDKGTRFEGTAMLRDFRITDFVNYQALIGYKQAVLDPNDAEQADMRTLWQSKDPTFTAELNWRLTLVFSVLVMALMVVPLSVVNPRQGRVLSMLPAMLLYLIFFLLQSSLKSNSAKGKFDPTIWMWVVNFGYLALAVGLNLWDTVPMRRIRARFSRGGSV, encoded by the coding sequence GTGATCATCATTAGATATCTGGTTCGGGAAACGCTCAAAAGCCAGCTGGCTATCCTGTTCATCCTGCTACTGATCTTCTTTTGTCAGAAGTTAGTGAGGATCCTGGGTGCCGCGGTGGATGGCGAGATCCCAACAAACCTGGTTCTGACATTGTTAGGACTTGGCGTGCCTGAAATGGCACAACTTATCCTGCCCCTAAGCCTGTTTCTGGCGATTTTAATGACCCTTGGGCGGCTGTACACCGAAAGTGAAATCACGGTGATGCATGCCTGTGGCCTGGGGAAAAGCGTGCTGGTTAAATCAGCGATGATCCTGATGCTGCTCACCTCGATGGTGGCGGCGATTAACGTGATATGGCTGGGCCCCTGGTCTTCACGTTATCAGGATGAAGTGACGCAGAATGCCAAAGCCAACCCCGGCGCGGCCGCGTTGGCGGCAGGGCAATTCCAGACCTCCAGCGACGGTAACGCGGTGTTGTTCGTTGAAAACGTGCGGGGTAACACCTTCGGCAACGTCTTCCTCGCCCAGTTGCGTCCAAAGGGGAATGCGCGACCTTCAGTGGTGCTGGCAGATAGCGGGCATATGGAGCAACGCCCGGACGGGTCACAAATTGTGACGCTGGATAAAGGCACGCGTTTTGAAGGGACCGCAATGTTGCGTGATTTCCGTATCACCGACTTTGTGAATTACCAGGCGCTGATTGGCTACAAACAGGCGGTGCTGGATCCCAACGATGCTGAGCAGGCGGATATGCGCACGCTGTGGCAAAGCAAAGATCCTACCTTCACTGCCGAGCTGAACTGGCGTCTGACGCTGGTGTTCTCAGTATTGGTGATGGCGTTGATGGTGGTGCCGCTTAGCGTGGTGAACCCGCGTCAGGGCCGTGTCCTGTCGATGTTACCGGCGATGTTGCTGTATCTGATCTTCTTCCTGCTGCAAAGCTCGCTGAAATCAAACTCGGCGAAAGGGAAATTCGATCCAACCATCTGGATGTGGGTGGTGAACTTCGGTTACCTGGCACTGGCCGTCGGCCTGAACCTGTGGGATACGGTGCCGATGCGCCGCATCCGCGCCCGTTTTAGCCGTGGAGGGTCAGTGTGA
- the lptG gene encoding LPS export ABC transporter permease LptG, with amino-acid sequence MFKVLDRYIGKTIFNTIMMTLFMLVSLSGIIKFVDQLRKTGQGMYTALDAGYYTLLSVPKDIEIFFPMAALLGALLGLGNLAQRSELVVMQASGFTRMQVALAVMKTAIPLVLLTMAIGEFVAPQGEQMARNYRAQQLYGGALVSTQNGLWAKDGSSFIYIERIKGDNQIDGVSIYNFNDQRRLLSVRYAATATWDKTKKLWVLSQVDESDLKDAKQITGSQSLSGEWKTNLTPDKLGVVALDPDALSIRGLYNYSKYLKQSGQEAGRYQLNMWSKIFQPLSVAVMMLMALSFIFGPLRSVSMGVRVVTGISFGFLFYVLDQIFGPLSLVYGIPPILGAILPSAAFFAISLFLMLKRR; translated from the coding sequence ATGTTTAAGGTACTTGACCGGTATATCGGCAAAACCATTTTTAACACCATCATGATGACGCTGTTCATGCTGGTGTCGCTGTCGGGCATCATCAAGTTTGTCGATCAGCTACGTAAAACCGGGCAGGGCATGTATACCGCGCTGGATGCTGGGTACTACACCCTGCTCAGTGTGCCGAAAGATATTGAGATCTTCTTTCCGATGGCGGCGTTGCTCGGGGCGTTGTTAGGTCTTGGCAATCTGGCGCAACGCAGCGAACTGGTGGTGATGCAGGCATCGGGTTTCACCCGGATGCAGGTAGCACTGGCGGTGATGAAAACCGCAATTCCGCTGGTGTTGCTGACCATGGCGATTGGTGAGTTTGTTGCGCCGCAGGGTGAGCAGATGGCACGAAACTACCGTGCGCAGCAGTTGTACGGCGGTGCACTGGTGTCGACGCAGAATGGTTTGTGGGCGAAAGACGGTAGCAGTTTCATCTATATCGAACGTATCAAGGGCGATAACCAGATTGATGGCGTCAGCATCTACAACTTCAACGATCAACGTCGCCTGTTGAGCGTTCGTTATGCAGCGACTGCCACCTGGGATAAAACGAAGAAACTTTGGGTGCTGTCCCAGGTGGATGAGTCGGACCTGAAAGATGCGAAGCAGATTACCGGTTCACAAAGCCTGAGCGGTGAATGGAAGACCAACCTGACGCCAGACAAGCTGGGTGTGGTTGCGCTGGACCCGGACGCGCTGTCGATTCGCGGGCTTTACAACTACAGCAAGTACCTCAAACAAAGTGGACAAGAGGCGGGACGTTATCAGCTCAACATGTGGAGCAAAATCTTCCAGCCGCTCTCGGTGGCGGTGATGATGCTGATGGCGTTGTCGTTTATCTTTGGACCGTTGCGTAGCGTGTCGATGGGGGTACGTGTCGTAACCGGCATCAGCTTTGGTTTCCTGTTCTACGTGCTGGATCAGATTTTCGGTCCGTTGAGTCTGGTGTATGGTATCCCACCGATTCTCGGGGCGATTCTGCCGAGCGCGGCGTTCTTCGCCATCAGCCTGTTTTTGATGTTGAAACGTCGTTAA
- a CDS encoding DUF445 domain-containing protein, translating to MDKHQQLKRSKRLALSLLLIAAAIFVITLFLPPNFWVSGVKAIAEAAMVGALADWFAVVALFRRVPVPFISRHTAIIPRNKDRIGENLGRFVQEKFLDTDSLLALIRRHDPSQMLAQWLNAPGNADRIGRHLLQVMRGFLDLTDDARIQQFLRRAVHRALDKVDLTQSSALLLESLTKNNRHQELLDAAVQQLLRILHKPGTREFIAMQIVRWLKREHPIKAKVLPTEWLGEHSAELVANAVDSILDEVALDQGHEFRLGFNRAVERLIVKLKNDPEMAERAEVIKSWLKEDESLNRYIGELWQDLRGWLKEDLRSDNSRVQERVRLAALWLGETLAADQALRTSMNQHLEDAARSVAPEFAQFLTRHISDTVKSWDAREMSQQIELNIGRDLQFIRINGTLVGGSIGLVLYLLSQLPMLMRYLTLP from the coding sequence ATGGATAAACATCAACAACTGAAACGGAGCAAACGTCTGGCGCTGTCGCTGCTGCTGATTGCCGCCGCGATTTTTGTCATTACGCTGTTTCTGCCGCCCAACTTTTGGGTCAGTGGCGTTAAAGCCATTGCCGAAGCGGCGATGGTCGGTGCGCTGGCCGACTGGTTCGCGGTGGTGGCGCTGTTTCGCCGCGTGCCGGTGCCCTTTATTTCACGTCACACCGCGATCATCCCGCGTAATAAGGATCGCATCGGCGAAAACCTTGGCCGCTTTGTGCAGGAAAAATTCCTCGATACCGATTCGCTGCTGGCCCTGATTCGTCGTCACGACCCTTCGCAGATGCTGGCGCAGTGGCTGAATGCGCCCGGTAATGCCGATCGCATTGGCCGCCATCTGTTGCAGGTGATGCGCGGCTTTCTCGACCTTACCGACGATGCGCGTATTCAGCAGTTTCTGCGTCGGGCGGTACATCGCGCGCTCGACAAGGTTGACCTCACCCAATCCAGCGCGCTGCTGCTGGAAAGCCTGACCAAAAACAACCGCCATCAGGAGCTGCTGGATGCGGCGGTGCAGCAACTGCTGCGTATCCTGCACAAGCCCGGCACGCGGGAGTTTATCGCCATGCAGATTGTGCGCTGGCTGAAACGCGAGCATCCAATCAAGGCCAAAGTGTTACCCACCGAGTGGTTGGGCGAGCACAGCGCCGAGCTGGTGGCTAACGCCGTCGATTCGATTTTGGATGAGGTGGCGCTTGATCAGGGCCACGAATTTCGCCTCGGTTTTAACCGCGCGGTGGAGCGGCTGATTGTGAAGCTGAAAAACGATCCTGAGATGGCCGAACGCGCTGAGGTGATCAAAAGCTGGCTGAAGGAAGATGAGTCGCTGAATCGCTACATTGGTGAACTGTGGCAGGATTTACGCGGCTGGCTGAAGGAGGATTTGCGCAGCGACAACTCGCGTGTGCAGGAACGCGTTCGACTGGCTGCGTTGTGGTTGGGTGAAACGCTTGCCGCTGACCAGGCGCTGCGCACCTCAATGAATCAGCATCTGGAAGATGCCGCACGTAGCGTCGCACCGGAGTTTGCCCAGTTTCTGACACGCCACATCAGTGACACGGTTAAAAGCTGGGATGCGCGCGAAATGTCGCAGCAGATTGAGCTGAATATTGGCCGTGATTTACAGTTTATTCGTATCAACGGCACGCTGGTGGGCGGTTCGATTGGTCTGGTGCTGTATTTGTTGTCGCAGTTGCCAATGTTGATGAGATATTTGACGCTCCCGTAG